One window from the genome of Pseudomonas fluorescens encodes:
- a CDS encoding NfrA family protein, with translation MNRPLLTLLAAGLSLIPVLASAETLPLPLTGPAYTAANEAYSAYGRKDYDLAIAKAREALRQRADVTRLNTLIELAERDKKLRDQPQTARSSRAAPAAPGFAAASQGFKAYDREQFGLAAQSARKAITQAPRRREYRLLLIDSLQRQQHLEEADQATTDALRTFANDNTLLLRRQAIRRQLAVPVATQGYRALEQGKAAMAVDRARKAVTLAPEVSANQQLLISALLAAKDYPAAEQAATNALALDDSKTAPWVLRSYARERQGKTPAAQADLNHALALPGVTAGERRDLRLFAVDATLARGEPQQALNQLQALGGDDSDEVTRRRTAASMALRQKNKGFATVVQFAPPPLECQESTFGLTCAIWPGSAHDAGTALASLAYAALGRKDPATAVGLTNQAIARAPRNPSYRYLLVSALTDQKRLPEAIAAASQGLQANGDDARLLVMRGRLRQQTGDDAGARDDFTHALALGTLPAYEEAGLYAAIGQRRTARERLQEARSSGELASVSDLQLAYLSMQAGDDEAAHDAFRKADAATPLKPAAAQDAAYNAMRVHEDDESVAYFKRVIDGQKTAETPMSAQQLFDTRRTVGDVSRRMGLTSTTSYRGSSGLSGAPSTNNSGGSESNDLLQNSTELSWRPLGYRNARFVELYGRITDTLWSKNSDSDTGADALQGAVGVRVKPFSSVNIMAALERTFPLGSSNVDGDWLVRLGYGSSIGTDLRVDVPSWWTSQLYAEVGHYINDSRNYFNSEWQVGRSYAIGGTGSRWVTFPHVVAAIDYDSKMKSEAGGGFSSGDAGGIGIGNNVRYWFREDAYNSPRSYVDFSLQYRARVFGEDRAKGVFARLTYSY, from the coding sequence ATGAACCGCCCCCTTCTGACCCTCTTGGCCGCGGGGCTGAGCCTGATTCCCGTGCTGGCGTCTGCCGAGACATTGCCGCTGCCGTTGACAGGGCCGGCCTACACCGCCGCCAACGAGGCCTACAGCGCCTACGGGCGCAAGGACTACGACCTGGCCATCGCCAAGGCACGCGAAGCCCTGCGCCAGCGCGCCGACGTGACGCGCTTGAACACACTGATCGAGCTGGCCGAACGGGACAAGAAACTGCGCGACCAGCCGCAGACCGCCCGGTCATCCCGCGCCGCGCCGGCAGCACCGGGCTTCGCCGCCGCGTCCCAGGGCTTCAAAGCCTATGATCGCGAACAATTCGGCCTGGCCGCGCAATCGGCCCGCAAGGCCATCACCCAGGCACCCCGTCGTCGCGAGTATCGATTGCTGCTGATCGATTCCTTGCAGCGCCAGCAACACTTGGAAGAAGCCGACCAGGCCACCACGGATGCCCTCCGGACCTTCGCCAACGACAACACATTGCTGCTGCGTCGCCAAGCGATTCGCCGTCAACTGGCGGTGCCGGTGGCGACCCAGGGCTACCGCGCCCTGGAGCAAGGCAAGGCGGCCATGGCCGTGGACCGCGCCCGTAAAGCGGTGACCTTGGCTCCGGAAGTTTCCGCCAATCAGCAACTGCTCATCAGCGCCCTGCTCGCGGCCAAGGACTACCCCGCCGCCGAACAGGCCGCGACAAACGCCCTGGCACTGGACGACAGCAAGACCGCCCCGTGGGTCCTGCGCAGCTATGCTCGCGAGCGTCAAGGCAAGACTCCGGCGGCCCAGGCCGACCTGAACCACGCCTTGGCCCTGCCCGGAGTGACGGCCGGTGAACGCCGTGACCTGCGCCTCTTTGCCGTCGACGCTACGCTGGCCCGAGGCGAACCTCAGCAAGCCCTGAACCAGTTGCAAGCCTTGGGCGGTGACGACAGTGATGAAGTGACCCGCCGGCGTACCGCCGCAAGCATGGCACTGCGCCAGAAAAACAAAGGGTTCGCCACCGTCGTGCAATTTGCGCCACCGCCCCTGGAATGCCAGGAAAGCACTTTCGGCCTGACCTGCGCCATCTGGCCTGGCAGCGCCCACGATGCAGGCACGGCGCTGGCCTCCCTGGCCTATGCCGCCCTCGGTCGCAAAGACCCGGCAACCGCGGTCGGCTTGACGAACCAGGCCATTGCCCGTGCGCCACGGAATCCGTCCTATCGCTACCTGCTGGTCAGCGCACTGACGGATCAGAAACGCTTGCCCGAAGCCATCGCGGCGGCCAGCCAAGGCCTGCAGGCCAATGGCGACGACGCCCGACTGTTGGTCATGCGTGGACGCCTGCGCCAACAAACCGGGGACGATGCCGGCGCCCGCGACGACTTTACCCATGCCCTCGCGCTGGGCACCCTGCCGGCCTATGAAGAAGCCGGGCTGTATGCCGCCATCGGCCAGCGCCGCACGGCTCGTGAGCGTCTGCAAGAGGCACGCAGCAGCGGCGAGCTGGCCTCGGTCAGTGACCTGCAGCTCGCTTACCTCTCGATGCAGGCCGGCGACGATGAAGCCGCCCACGATGCGTTCCGCAAGGCCGATGCGGCCACGCCACTGAAGCCGGCGGCAGCCCAGGACGCCGCCTACAACGCCATGCGTGTCCATGAGGACGACGAATCCGTCGCATACTTCAAGCGCGTGATCGATGGGCAAAAAACTGCAGAAACGCCCATGTCCGCGCAACAACTGTTCGATACCCGTCGCACCGTGGGTGACGTTTCGCGCAGGATGGGCCTGACCAGTACCACCAGCTATCGCGGCTCCAGTGGCCTGAGCGGAGCGCCGAGCACCAATAACAGCGGCGGCAGCGAAAGCAACGACCTGCTGCAAAACAGCACCGAACTGTCCTGGCGCCCATTGGGTTATCGCAACGCCCGCTTTGTCGAACTCTACGGGCGTATCACCGACACCCTGTGGAGCAAGAACAGCGACTCGGACACCGGTGCCGATGCCCTGCAGGGCGCCGTTGGCGTACGGGTCAAACCCTTCAGTTCGGTCAACATCATGGCCGCCCTTGAGCGCACGTTCCCGCTCGGCTCTTCCAATGTCGACGGCGACTGGCTGGTGCGCCTGGGCTACGGTTCGAGCATCGGTACCGACCTGCGGGTCGATGTGCCGAGCTGGTGGACCTCGCAGTTGTATGCCGAGGTCGGCCATTACATCAATGACTCGCGCAATTACTTCAACAGCGAATGGCAAGTGGGCCGCAGCTACGCCATCGGCGGGACCGGTTCGCGCTGGGTGACCTTCCCCCATGTCGTCGCGGCGATCGACTACGATTCGAAGATGAAGAGCGAAGCCGGTGGCGGCTTTTCTTCCGGCGACGCCGGAGGCATCGGGATAGGAAACAACGTACGCTATTGGTTCCGGGAAGACGCCTACAACTCGCCACGTTCCTATGTGGATTTTTCCCTGCAATACCGAGCCAGGGTGTTCGGCGAGGATCGCGCCAAAGGGGTGTTCGCGCGCTTGACCTACTCCTATTGA